The genomic stretch TTCACCTTTTCGCCTTTGACAGAATAAACATTTACTTTTTCTCCATCAGCACCAACAGACACTTTTTTAACTTTCTTTACTGGCATTCGATCCACCTCCTCATGCGCCCTGCTGTGGCGATTTTGATACATAGGTAACCTTTGGCTCAGGCATTGCTACACCCGGTTTTCTTACTGCATCTCTGAATGCCACCGCTCTCTTTGTGGGCCCAGGCACAGAACCTTTTACAACTACGAAATCACTTCTAATTACCCCGTAATGGAGGAAACCACCAGGAGGTGTTATGTTATCCCATATGTCTACTTCATCCTTCTTTTTCTCCTCCTTCGCCTCCTTCTTTTCATCTTCCTTTGCCTTTTTGCCCTTCATTTTTTCAATAGTTTCTTTACTTATTTTTACTTTTAGCAAAAGTTTGTTGAGTTCTGTGCGTTGGTGATATCCCATCTGTCCTGCTTGTGGGACAGTGGGCATGACATAGCTTGGAAAGTGGGGTCCAAGTGTGCCTATCATTCTTCTGTGTTTGCTGTTCTTTCTTGGCTGGAGTTTTACACCCCATCTCTTAATGTGACCTTGGAACCCCTTACCTTTTGTGATAGAGGCCACATCAACATAGGTGCCATCCTTTGCAAAATCAGAAAACAGAATTTCTTTACCCAGCAGATTCTTTGCATAATCTAACCGCTGGGCGATTGTGCCACCTCCAATCCTCAGTTCAATAATGTCGGGCACTTTTTTCGGTACACCTGTGATAAGCCAGGGTTGAGTGTAAGCGATAATTCTCACGTCCTCTACCAAGTGCTTGTATTTTTCCATTTTTTCTAGAGCTTTTTTCTCATTGTATTTCTCAGGAATAGGTAATCTCCTCGATACATGCTTGTCTATGCTACCAGCCCAGGCCTCTGTAAGTGTATAGAGTGCCCCATCCTTTCGACCGTATACCCTTATTGCGGCTACTCTCATAGGAGGGGTCTCGATGATTGTTACAGGGGTCTGGACCTCCATACCACTTGTAGTGCTTCTCTTTCTTTCATCCATCATCAGCACATGGGTCATTCCTACCTTATAACCCATGAAGCCCTGTATTTTTGGCTCTCCGTCTATCTCTGCCCAGCTTCCGAATTTCGGAATGTGGCTCTTCGCACGTTTTCGAGGCGAGAATGC from Thermoplasmata archaeon encodes the following:
- the rpl3p gene encoding 50S ribosomal protein L3 gives rise to the protein MAKRHRPRRGSQAFSPRKRAKSHIPKFGSWAEIDGEPKIQGFMGYKVGMTHVLMMDERKRSTTSGMEVQTPVTIIETPPMRVAAIRVYGRKDGALYTLTEAWAGSIDKHVSRRLPIPEKYNEKKALEKMEKYKHLVEDVRIIAYTQPWLITGVPKKVPDIIELRIGGGTIAQRLDYAKNLLGKEILFSDFAKDGTYVDVASITKGKGFQGHIKRWGVKLQPRKNSKHRRMIGTLGPHFPSYVMPTVPQAGQMGYHQRTELNKLLLKVKISKETIEKMKGKKAKEDEKKEAKEEKKKDEVDIWDNITPPGGFLHYGVIRSDFVVVKGSVPGPTKRAVAFRDAVRKPGVAMPEPKVTYVSKSPQQGA